Genomic window (Oryza sativa Japonica Group chromosome 3, ASM3414082v1):
ccccggcgccggcgccgcagcaGCGGAGCTGGATGTCGTAGCCGCGCCTCCGCTCCGGGTCGGAGAGCACCTCGTACGCCTCGCGCGCCAGCATGAAGCGCTCGGCTCCCCCCGGGCACGCGTCCGggtgccaccgccgcgccgcgcgcctgtACGCCGCCTTGATCTCCTCGGCGCCCGCGGTCTCCTCCACCGCCAGCACCTCGTACatcgtcgccgcccgcctctcCGGCGCCACggtcgaggccgaggccgacaCCCTCACTCTCgcccgcggcgccgccaccccACGCCCCCGCCGCTGGGACCAGCTGCTCGCCGCCCCGCCGACAAGGTACCCCACGCCGACGGGCCTCGCGCACACCGAGCTCATctccgatctctctctccgccgccagGTGACTGAGGGCAACGTGCAGGTTGCGAGTAATAAAACCAAAATCAAATCTACACGCCTTGATCTGATTGGGCAAATGGATCGCGGGGTGATAGCTGTTTGTTCTTGTTGATTGCGGCAAAACCGCTGCAAGGATGTGGGGTTTATATAGCGCGGCGAGCGAGTGACGGAAGCTGGGTGCCAAGGTCGTCTCGCTTCTCTGGAAGACGCGGAGCAGCGGGAAAGATAAGCGCGAAAGGCGTCATCGCCCACGGGAAGCGCCTATCCCA
Coding sequences:
- the LOC9271856 gene encoding chaperone protein dnaJ 20, chloroplastic, whose product is MSSVCARPVGVGYLVGGAASSWSQRRGRGVAAPRARVRVSASASTVAPERRAATMYEVLAVEETAGAEEIKAAYRRAARRWHPDACPGGAERFMLAREAYEVLSDPERRRGYDIQLRCCGAGAGAQAARRAGFADWEAQLAGLQWRAASRETWGSRMRHRQPSPS